A genomic segment from Dendropsophus ebraccatus isolate aDenEbr1 chromosome 7, aDenEbr1.pat, whole genome shotgun sequence encodes:
- the LOC138797099 gene encoding oocyte zinc finger protein XlCOF22-like has product MGKLACKWKILVDKHRYPSRVGSVHRMGGDQVTNIKVEDEAEEERMRGDPPCMSEVKEEEAPAAAIPENSSKDSEENIVLSLIYKEEDEGAEQHSSGEALLPLTVHPGRHTTDLSYNPPDHEEPSPDRSHTAITGTEQGAGTRYHCGECGKEYTNKESLKKHNRNHTKEKLHSCSECGKCFTYKSELALHKRIHTGEKPYSCSECGKCFAYRSPLTKHQRTHTGEKPYTCAECGKCFIGKSALGTHERVHTGVKPFSCSDCGKCFSRKASLINHVRTHTGEKLFSCSECGKCFVQKSQLVSHERSHTGEKPFSCCECGKCFSEKSSLVIHERIHTGEKPYSCLECGKSFTSKYNLTDHQRIHSGVKPYSCSECGKCFMTKSKLAVHQRNHTGEKVC; this is encoded by the exons gggggagatcaggtgactaatattaaagtggaggatgaagcagaagaagagaggatgaggggcgatcccccgtgtatgagtgaggtgaaggaggaggaggcgccggcagctgctataccag AAAATTCCAGCAAAGACTCTGAGGAGAACATCGTGTTATCGCTGATCTATAAAGAAGAGGATGAAGGTGCGGAGCAGCactcctcaggagaagccctcctcccccttactgtacatccaggacgtcacactacagatctatcatataatcctcctgaccatgaggaaccttctcctgaccgcTCACACACTGCGATCACAGGGACGGAGCAGGGAGCGGGAACTAGATATCACTGTGGTGAATGCGGAAAAGAATATACCAATAAAGAGAGTCTcaaaaaacacaacagaaatcATACAAAGGAGAAGTTGcactcatgttcagaatgtggaaagtgcTTTACATATAAATCAGAGCTTGCCTTACATAAAAGAATTCATACtggagagaagccgtattcatgttcagagtgtggaaaatgtttcGCGTATAGATCGCCACTTActaagcatcagagaactcacacaggagagaagccgtatacatgtgcagaatgtggaaaatgctttaTAGGTAAATCTGCTCTGGGAACACATGAGAGAGTTCACACAGGAGTAAAACCTTtctcatgttcagattgtgggaaatgtttctcaCGTAAAGCAAGTCTTATTAATCAtgtaagaactcacacaggagagaagttgttttcatgttcagaatgtggtaaatgttttgtaCAGAAATCACAGCTTGTTTCACACGAAAGAagtcatacgggagagaagccttTTTCGTGTtgtgaatgtgggaaatgtttttcagaaaaatccagtcttgttatacatgagagaattcacacaggagagaagccatattcctgtttagaatgtgggaaatcttttactTCTAAATACAATTTAACTGATCATCAGAGAATACACTCAGGAGTGAAACCAtactcatgttcagaatgtggaaaatgtttcatgACTAAAAGCAAACTAGCTGTTCATCAGAGaaatcacacaggagagaaggtgTGTTGA